In Escherichia ruysiae, a genomic segment contains:
- the appB gene encoding cytochrome d ubiquinol oxidase subunit II produces the protein MFDYETLRFIWWLLIGVILVVFMISDGFDMGIGCLLPLVARNDDERRVLINSVGAHWEGNQVWLILAGGALFAAWPRVYAAAFSGFYVAMILVLCSLFFRPLAFDYRGKIADARWRKMWDAGLVIGSLVPPVVFGIAFGNLLLGVPFVFTPQLRVEYLGSFWQLLTPFPLLCGLLSLGMVILQGGVWLQLKTVGAIHLRSQLATKRAALLVMLCFLLAGYWLWVGIDGFVLLAQDVNGPSNPLMKLVTVLPGAWMNNFVESPILWIFPLLGFFCPLLTVMAIYRGRPGWGFLLASLMQFGVIFTAGITLFPFVMPSSISPISSLTLWDSTSSQLTLSIMLVIVLIFLPIVLLYTVWSYYKMWGRMTTETLRRHDSELY, from the coding sequence ATGTTTGATTATGAAACATTGCGCTTCATCTGGTGGCTGCTGATTGGCGTCATCCTGGTGGTCTTTATGATCTCCGATGGATTTGACATGGGGATTGGCTGTCTGTTGCCGCTGGTGGCGCGTAATGATGATGAACGTCGGGTATTGATTAACAGCGTTGGCGCACACTGGGAAGGCAACCAGGTCTGGTTGATTCTTGCGGGCGGTGCATTATTTGCCGCCTGGCCCAGAGTCTATGCAGCGGCGTTTTCCGGCTTTTATGTGGCGATGATTCTGGTGCTGTGCTCGCTGTTCTTTCGCCCGCTGGCTTTTGATTATCGTGGAAAAATCGCTGATGCGCGCTGGCGTAAAATGTGGGATGCCGGTCTGGTCATCGGTAGCCTGGTGCCGCCGGTGGTCTTCGGTATCGCGTTCGGCAATTTGTTACTTGGCGTGCCGTTTGTCTTCACGCCGCAATTACGCGTGGAGTACCTCGGTTCTTTCTGGCAATTGCTGACACCGTTCCCATTACTGTGTGGTTTGCTCAGTCTGGGCATGGTGATTTTACAAGGTGGCGTCTGGTTGCAACTAAAAACGGTCGGAGCTATTCACCTGCGTTCGCAACTGGCGACCAAACGCGCTGCGCTGTTGGTCATGCTGTGCTTTTTGCTGGCGGGGTACTGGCTGTGGGTGGGTATTGATGGCTTTGTATTGCTCGCCCAGGATGTTAACGGCCCGTCCAATCCGTTAATGAAACTGGTTACAGTACTGCCCGGTGCCTGGATGAATAATTTTGTTGAATCGCCGATTTTGTGGATCTTCCCGCTGCTGGGTTTTTTCTGCCCATTACTGACGGTGATGGCTATTTATCGGGGTCGCCCCGGTTGGGGATTTCTGCTGGCCTCATTGATGCAATTTGGCGTTATCTTCACGGCGGGCATCACGCTGTTTCCGTTTGTCATGCCTTCGAGCATCAGTCCGATCTCCAGCCTGACGCTGTGGGACAGCACCTCCAGTCAGCTGACGTTGAGCATTATGTTAGTAATTGTGCTGATATTTTTGCCTATTGTGTTGCTCTACACTGTATGGAGCTACTACAAAATGTGGGGGCGCATGACAACTGAAACGCTTCGCCGTCACGATAGTGAGCTGTACTAA
- the cbdX gene encoding cytochrome bd-II oxidase subunit CbdX has product MWYLLWFVGILLMCSLSTVVLVWLEPRLKG; this is encoded by the coding sequence ATGTGGTATTTATTGTGGTTCGTCGGAATTTTGTTGATGTGTTCACTCTCCACCGTGGTGTTGGTATGGCTGGAACCGCGTCTGAAAGGTTGA
- a CDS encoding AppA family phytase/histidine-type acid phosphatase, translating into MKAILIPFFSLLLPLTPLPAFAQGAPELKLESVVIVSRHGVRAPTKSTQIMQDVTPDTWPGWPVKLGWLTPRGGELISYLGHYQRQRLVADGLLAKNGCPKAGQVAIIADVDERTRKTGEAFAAGLAPDCAITVHTQSDTSRPDPLFNPLKTGVCQLDKVNVTEAILSRAGGSLVDFTDHRQTAFHELERVLNFPQSSLCLKREKQDESCSFTQALPSELKVSADNVSLTGAVSLASMLTEIFLLQQAQGMPEPGWGRITDSHQWNTLLSLHNAQFYLLQRTPDVARRRATPLLDLVLTALTPNNPQKSNYGITLPTSLLFIAGHDTNLANLGGALKLNWTLPGQPDNTPPGGELVFERWRRLSDNSQWIQVSLVFQTLQQMRDKTPLSLKTPPGEVKLTLAECEERNAQGMCSLADFTQIVNEARIPACSLHQDK; encoded by the coding sequence ATGAAAGCGATTTTGATCCCCTTTTTTTCTCTTTTGCTTCCGTTAACTCCGCTACCTGCATTTGCTCAGGGGGCGCCGGAACTGAAGCTGGAAAGTGTGGTGATTGTCAGCCGTCATGGTGTGCGAGCACCCACCAAATCTACGCAAATCATGCAGGACGTTACTCCAGACACCTGGCCTGGCTGGCCGGTGAAACTGGGTTGGCTGACACCACGAGGCGGTGAGCTGATCTCTTATCTCGGACATTACCAACGCCAACGCCTGGTGGCTGACGGTTTGCTGGCAAAAAATGGTTGCCCGAAAGCTGGGCAGGTCGCGATTATTGCCGATGTTGACGAGCGCACTCGTAAAACAGGCGAAGCCTTTGCTGCCGGGCTGGCTCCCGACTGTGCAATAACCGTACATACTCAGTCAGACACTTCCCGTCCCGATCCGTTATTTAATCCCCTGAAAACCGGTGTTTGCCAACTGGATAAAGTGAACGTGACTGAGGCGATTCTCAGCAGGGCAGGCGGCTCTCTCGTTGATTTTACCGATCATCGGCAAACGGCATTTCACGAACTGGAGCGGGTACTCAATTTTCCGCAATCAAGTCTGTGCCTCAAACGAGAGAAACAAGACGAAAGCTGTTCGTTCACGCAGGCATTGCCCTCTGAACTCAAGGTGAGTGCTGATAACGTCTCATTAACGGGTGCGGTAAGCCTCGCATCCATGCTGACGGAGATATTTCTCCTGCAACAAGCACAGGGAATGCCGGAGCCTGGCTGGGGACGAATTACTGATTCACATCAGTGGAACACCTTGTTAAGCCTGCATAATGCGCAGTTTTATTTGCTGCAACGTACCCCGGATGTGGCTCGTCGTCGTGCCACACCGCTGTTGGATTTAGTTCTGACGGCGTTGACGCCAAACAACCCGCAAAAATCGAACTATGGAATTACGCTGCCGACTTCACTGTTGTTTATTGCCGGGCATGATACCAACCTGGCGAATCTGGGGGGGGCACTGAAGCTTAACTGGACGCTGCCGGGTCAACCGGATAACACCCCGCCGGGTGGTGAACTGGTATTTGAACGCTGGCGGCGGCTAAGTGATAACAGTCAATGGATTCAGGTTTCGCTGGTATTCCAGACCTTGCAGCAGATGCGTGATAAAACGCCGCTATCGCTAAAAACGCCGCCTGGAGAGGTAAAACTGACACTGGCAGAATGTGAGGAGAGAAACGCGCAGGGCATGTGTTCACTGGCGGATTTTACGCAAATAGTGAATGAAGCGCGTATTCCGGCATGTAGTTTACATCAGGATAAATAA
- the cspH gene encoding cold shock-like protein CspH — MSRKMTGIVKTFDRKSGKGFIIPSDGRKEVQVHVSAFSPRDAEVLIPGLRVEFCRVNGLRGPTAANVYLS, encoded by the coding sequence TTGTCCCGTAAAATGACAGGAATTGTCAAAACCTTTGATCGCAAAAGCGGCAAAGGATTCATCATCCCCTCCGACGGTCGTAAAGAAGTCCAGGTTCATGTTTCCGCATTCAGTCCCCGCGACGCAGAAGTGCTCATCCCAGGATTACGCGTAGAATTTTGCCGCGTCAATGGCCTGCGTGGACCAACAGCGGCAAATGTTTATTTATCCTGA
- the cspG gene encoding cold shock protein CspG gives MSNKMTGLVKWFNADKGFGFITPDDGSKDVFVHFTAIQSNEFRTLNENQKVEFSIEQGQRGPSAANVVTL, from the coding sequence ATGTCTAATAAAATGACTGGTTTAGTAAAATGGTTTAACGCAGATAAAGGTTTTGGCTTTATCACTCCTGATGATGGCAGCAAGGACGTTTTCGTTCATTTCACCGCCATCCAGAGCAATGAATTTCGCACGCTGAATGAAAATCAGAAAGTCGAATTTTCTATTGAGCAGGGGCAACGTGGTCCCTCGGCAGCGAACGTTGTTACGCTCTAA
- the ymcF gene encoding cold shock small protein YmcF has protein sequence MTQHLHFRCPCCHGSQYRTSAFDVTERNPLGAKCIFCKSTMITFDNVALQIRTDHAPLDFTK, from the coding sequence ATTACTCAACATCTCCATTTCCGCTGTCCATGTTGTCATGGTTCACAGTACCGCACATCGGCATTCGATGTGACGGAGCGAAACCCTTTGGGCGCTAAGTGTATTTTCTGTAAATCGACGATGATCACCTTTGATAACGTTGCCTTGCAAATACGCACTGACCATGCGCCGCTGGATTTCACAAAATAA
- a CDS encoding GnsA/GnsB family addiction module toxin yields the protein MNIEELKKQAETEISDFIAQKIAELNKNTGKEVSEIRFTAREKMTGLEGYDVKIKIM from the coding sequence GTGAATATTGAAGAGCTAAAAAAACAAGCCGAAACGGAAATCTCCGACTTTATTGCGCAAAAAATCGCCGAATTGAATAAAAACACAGGGAAAGAAGTCTCTGAAATTCGCTTTACTGCGCGGGAGAAAATGACCGGGCTTGAAGGTTATGACGTCAAAATCAAAATAATGTGA
- a CDS encoding 4Fe-4S binding protein, whose protein sequence is MTEKKRTRWQRRPGTTGGKLPWNDWHNAATWRKATQLLLLAINIYIAVTFWYWVRYYETAGSTTFVARPGGIEGWLPIAGLMNLKYSFETGQLPSVHAAAMLLLVAFIIISLLLKKAFCSWLCPIGTLSELIGDLGKKLFGRQFALPRWLDIPLRAVKYLLLSFFLYIALLMPAQAIHYFMLSPYSVVMDVKMLDFFRHMGTATLISVTVLLIASLFIRHAWCRYLCPYGALMGVVSLFSPFKIRRNAESCIDCGKCAKNCPSRIPVDKLIQVRTVECTGCMTCVESCPVTSTLTFSLQKPAANKKAFALSGWLMTLLVLGIMFAVIGYAMYAGVWQSPVPEELYRRLIPQAPMIGH, encoded by the coding sequence ATGACAGAGAAAAAAAGAACCCGCTGGCAGCGGCGGCCAGGCACGACGGGCGGCAAATTACCGTGGAATGACTGGCATAATGCCGCGACCTGGCGTAAAGCGACGCAATTATTACTGTTAGCAATCAATATTTATATTGCCGTCACCTTCTGGTACTGGGTGCGCTATTACGAAACGGCAGGTAGTACGACATTTGTCGCCAGACCAGGAGGCATCGAAGGCTGGCTACCGATTGCCGGCCTGATGAATCTGAAATATAGCTTTGAAACAGGCCAGCTACCTTCCGTCCATGCCGCCGCGATGCTGTTGCTGGTCGCTTTTATCATCATCAGTCTGTTGCTGAAAAAGGCCTTTTGTTCATGGTTATGCCCGATTGGTACGCTTTCTGAATTAATCGGCGATCTCGGGAAAAAACTGTTTGGTCGGCAATTTGCCCTTCCCCGCTGGCTGGATATTCCTCTGCGCGCAGTGAAGTATTTGCTGTTGAGTTTTTTTCTCTATATCGCGTTATTGATGCCCGCTCAGGCAATTCACTATTTTATGCTATCGCCCTACAGCGTGGTGATGGACGTTAAAATGCTCGATTTCTTTCGTCATATGGGAACCGCGACATTAATCAGCGTGACCGTTTTGCTGATTGCCAGCCTGTTTATTCGCCATGCCTGGTGTCGTTATCTTTGCCCATATGGCGCGCTGATGGGCGTGGTTTCGTTATTTTCGCCGTTTAAGATTCGTCGCAATGCCGAAAGTTGTATCGATTGTGGCAAATGCGCAAAAAATTGCCCATCACGGATCCCGGTCGATAAATTAATTCAGGTACGAACAGTGGAATGTACCGGCTGTATGACTTGCGTAGAGTCATGTCCGGTCACTTCAACATTAACTTTTTCGCTGCAAAAACCTGCGGCAAATAAAAAGGCCTTTGCGTTGTCTGGCTGGTTAATGACGCTATTGGTTCTGGGGATTATGTTTGCGGTGATTGGATATGCGATGTATGCGGGTGTATGGCAAAGCCCGGTGCCAGAAGAATTGTATCGACGCTTAATTCCACAAGCGCCAATGATTGGTCACTAA
- the torS gene encoding TMAO reductase system sensor histidine kinase/response regulator TorS, giving the protein MNLTLTRRLWMGFALMALLTLTSTLVGWYNLRFISQVEKDNTQALIPTMNMARQLSEASAWELFAAQNLTSADNEKMWQAQGRMLTAQSLKINALLQALREQGFDTTAIEQQEQEISRSLRQQGELVGQRLQLRQQQQQLSQQIVAAADEIARLAQGQANNAATSAGATQAGIYDLIEQHQRQAAESALDRLIDIDLEYVNQMNELRLSALRVQQMVMNLGLEQIQKNAPTLEKQLNNAVKILQRRQIRIEDPVVRAQVATTLTTVSQYSDLLALYQQDSEISNHLHTLAQNNIAQFAQFSSEVSQLVDTIELRNQHGLAHLEKASARGQYSLVLLGMVSLCALILILWRVVYRSVTRPLAEQTQALQRLLDGDIDSPFPETAGVRELDTIGRLMDAFRSSVHALNRQREQLAAQVKARTAELQELVVEHRQARAEAEKASQAKSAFLAAMSHEIRTPLYGILGTAQLLADNPALNAQRDDLRAITDSGESLLTILNDILDYSAIEAGGKNVSVSDEPFEPRPLLESTLQLMSGRVKGRPIRLATAIANDVPSALMGDPRRIRQVITNLLSNAVRFTDEGQIVLRSRTDGEQWLVEVEDSGCGIDPAKLAEIFQPFVQVSGKRGGTGLGLTISSSLAQAMGGELSATSTPGAGSCFCLRLPLRVATAPVPKTVNQAVRLDGLRLLLIEDNPLTQRITVEMLNTSGAQVVAVGNAAQAIETLQNSEPFAAALVDFDLPDIDGITLARQLVQQYPSLVLIGFSAHVIDETLRQRTSSLFRGIIPKPVPREVLGQLLAHYLQLQTNKDQSLDVSQLHEDAQLMGTESIREWLTLFKQHALPLLDEIDAARARQDGEKIKRAAHQLKSSCASLGMRSASQLCAQLEQQPLSAPLPHEEITHSVAALEAWLNKKDLNAI; this is encoded by the coding sequence GTGAATTTAACCCTGACCCGAAGGCTCTGGATGGGCTTTGCCCTGATGGCGCTGTTAACCCTGACCAGTACCCTGGTGGGATGGTACAACCTGCGCTTTATCAGCCAGGTGGAAAAAGACAACACTCAGGCATTGATTCCTACCATGAATATGGCGCGCCAGTTGAGCGAAGCCAGCGCCTGGGAACTTTTCGCCGCGCAGAACCTGACCAGTGCCGATAACGAAAAGATGTGGCAGGCGCAGGGGCGAATGCTCACCGCACAAAGCCTGAAGATTAATGCGTTGCTGCAAGCATTACGGGAACAAGGTTTTGATACCACCGCTATTGAACAACAGGAGCAGGAGATCTCCCGTTCGTTACGTCAGCAAGGGGAGCTGGTGGGGCAGCGTTTGCAACTGCGCCAGCAACAACAGCAACTCAGTCAGCAGATAGTCGCCGCCGCCGATGAAATCGCACGCCTGGCGCAAGGTCAGGCGAATAATGCGGCCACCTCCGCCGGAGCTACCCAGGCCGGGATTTACGATTTGATCGAACAACATCAGCGTCAGGCCGCCGAAAGCGCACTCGACAGGCTGATTGATATCGATCTTGAGTATGTTAACCAGATGAATGAACTGCGCCTTAGTGCTCTGCGGGTGCAGCAAATGGTGATGAATCTGGGGCTGGAACAGATCCAGAAAAATGCGCCAACGCTGGAAAAGCAGCTCAATAATGCGGTGAAAATTCTGCAACGTCGGCAAATACGCATTGAAGATCCGGTAGTTCGTGCTCAGGTCGCAACAACGTTAACTACCGTTAGCCAATATAGCGATTTGCTGGCGCTGTATCAGCAGGACAGTGAAATCAGCAATCACCTGCACACTCTCGCCCAAAATAACATCGCCCAGTTTGCGCAGTTTAGTAGCGAAGTCAGTCAGCTGGTCGACACCATTGAGCTGCGTAATCAACATGGACTGGCGCATCTGGAAAAAGCCAGCGCACGCGGGCAATACAGCCTGGTATTGCTGGGGATGGTTTCACTTTGCGCACTGATTCTGATCCTCTGGCGCGTGGTTTATCGCTCTGTCACACGTCCACTTGCTGAACAAACGCAGGCGCTGCAACGCTTGCTGGACGGTGATATCGACTCCCCTTTCCCGGAAACCGCTGGCGTGCGGGAGCTGGATACTATCGGGCGGCTGATGGATGCGTTTCGCAGCAGCGTTCATGCGCTGAATCGCCAGCGCGAACAGCTGGCGGCACAAGTAAAAGCGCGCACGGCTGAATTACAGGAACTGGTGGTAGAACATCGACAGGCTCGTGCGGAAGCCGAAAAAGCCAGCCAGGCAAAATCTGCGTTTCTGGCGGCAATGAGCCATGAGATCCGCACACCGCTGTACGGTATTCTCGGCACCGCGCAACTGCTGGCAGATAACCCCGCACTTAACGCCCAGCGTGATGATTTGCGGGCAATTACCGACTCCGGCGAATCGCTGCTGACCATCCTTAACGATATCCTCGATTATTCGGCTATCGAAGCGGGGGGCAAAAATGTTTCGGTCAGCGATGAACCCTTTGAACCACGCCCGCTGCTGGAAAGTACCCTGCAATTAATGAGCGGGCGGGTGAAAGGTCGCCCGATTCGCCTGGCAACGGCAATTGCCAACGATGTACCGAGCGCGTTAATGGGCGATCCGCGACGTATTCGCCAGGTTATTACCAACTTGTTGAGCAACGCCGTGCGTTTCACTGACGAGGGGCAGATCGTCCTGCGCAGTCGCACTGATGGCGAGCAATGGTTGGTCGAAGTGGAAGACAGCGGCTGCGGTATTGATCCCGCGAAACTGGCAGAAATATTCCAGCCATTTGTTCAGGTAAGCGGCAAACGCGGCGGCACCGGGCTGGGGCTGACTATCAGTAGCAGTCTGGCTCAGGCGATGGGCGGCGAACTGAGCGCCACCAGCACGCCGGGGGCTGGAAGCTGTTTTTGTTTACGCTTGCCGTTACGTGTTGCCACTGCCCCCGTGCCAAAAACAGTCAATCAGGCGGTACGTCTGGACGGTTTACGTTTGCTGTTAATTGAAGATAACCCGCTAACCCAGCGAATTACCGTTGAGATGCTAAACACCAGTGGTGCGCAGGTCGTGGCTGTTGGCAATGCCGCGCAGGCGATAGAAACGCTGCAAAATAGTGAACCATTTGCTGCCGCACTGGTGGATTTTGATCTGCCGGATATCGACGGCATTACCCTTGCCCGACAACTGGTACAGCAATATCCGTCGCTGGTTTTGATTGGCTTTAGCGCCCATGTCATCGACGAAACGCTGCGCCAGCGAACCAGTTCGCTCTTTCGCGGGATTATCCCTAAACCAGTGCCGCGTGAAGTGCTCGGTCAGTTACTGGCGCACTATCTCCAACTGCAAACCAATAAAGATCAATCGCTGGATGTATCGCAACTCCATGAAGATGCTCAGTTAATGGGGACGGAGAGTATTCGCGAATGGCTGACATTATTTAAACAACATGCCCTGCCACTTCTCGATGAAATAGACGCAGCCCGCGCCAGGCAGGACGGCGAAAAAATTAAACGTGCCGCGCACCAGCTAAAAAGCAGCTGCGCGAGTCTGGGAATGCGTAGCGCCAGCCAGCTATGCGCGCAACTGGAGCAGCAACCATTATCTGCCCCCCTCCCACACGAAGAAATTACACACAGTGTTGCCGCTCTGGAAGCATGGTTGAATAAGAAAGACCTGAACGCGATTTGA
- the torT gene encoding TMAO reductase system periplasmic protein TorT codes for MRVLLFLLLSLFMLSAFSADNLLRWHDAQHFTVQPFTPLKAKRAWKLCALYPSLKDSYWLSLNYGMQEAARRYGVDLKVLEAGGYSQLATQQAQIDQCKEWGAEAILLGSSTTSFPDLQKQVASLPVIELVNAIDAPQIKSRVGVPWFQMGYQPGRYLVQWSHGKPLNVLLMPGPDNAGGSKEMVEGFRAAIAGSPVRIVDIALGDNDIEIQRNLLQEMLERHPEIDVVAGTAIAAEAAMGEGRNLKTPLTVVSFYLSHQVYRGLKRGRVIMAASDQMVWQGELAVEQAIRQLQGQSVSDNVSPPILVLTPKNADREHIRRSLSPGGFRPVYFYQHTSAAKK; via the coding sequence ATGCGCGTACTGCTATTTTTACTTCTTTCCCTTTTCATGTTATCGGCATTTTCGGCTGATAACCTGTTGCGCTGGCATGATGCGCAGCATTTCACGGTGCAACCCTTTACGCCGCTTAAAGCCAAACGCGCATGGAAACTGTGCGCGCTTTACCCCAGCCTGAAAGATTCATACTGGTTATCGTTGAACTATGGTATGCAGGAGGCTGCCCGCCGCTACGGTGTGGATTTAAAAGTGCTGGAGGCAGGCGGCTACAGCCAGTTGGCTACCCAGCAAGCACAAATCGACCAGTGTAAAGAGTGGGGTGCAGAGGCCATTTTGCTCGGTAGTAGCACGACGTCATTTCCCGATCTGCAAAAGCAGGTAGCAAGTCTGCCGGTGATCGAACTGGTAAATGCTATTGATGCTCCCCAGATAAAAAGCCGCGTTGGTGTGCCCTGGTTTCAGATGGGCTATCAACCAGGGCGATATCTGGTGCAATGGAGCCACGGTAAACCACTGAACGTGCTGTTGATGCCCGGCCCCGATAACGCCGGGGGCAGTAAGGAGATGGTAGAGGGGTTTCGCGCAGCCATTGCCGGAAGCCCGGTGCGTATTGTCGATATTGCGCTCGGCGACAACGATATTGAAATCCAGCGTAACCTGTTGCAGGAAATGCTGGAGCGCCATCCAGAAATCGACGTCGTTGCCGGAACGGCCATTGCGGCAGAGGCGGCAATGGGTGAAGGGCGTAACCTGAAAACGCCGCTTACCGTGGTGTCGTTTTATCTTTCACATCAGGTGTATCGCGGGCTGAAGCGGGGAAGAGTGATTATGGCTGCCAGCGATCAAATGGTCTGGCAGGGGGAACTGGCAGTTGAGCAGGCCATCAGGCAATTACAGGGGCAATCGGTGTCTGATAATGTCAGCCCACCGATTTTAGTTCTGACGCCGAAAAATGCCGACCGTGAACATATCCGCCGCTCGCTGTCGCCAGGGGGATTTCGTCCGGTTTATTTTTATCAGCACACATCAGCAGCTAAGAAATAA
- the torR gene encoding two-component system response regulator TorR, translating into MPHHIVIVEDEPVTQARLQSYFTQEGYTVSVTASGAGLREIMQNQPVDLILLDINLPDENGLMLTRALRERSTVGIILVTGRSDRIDRIVGLEMGADDYVTKPLELRELVVRVKNLLWRIDLARQAQPHTQDNCYRFAGYCLNVSRHTLERDGEPIKLTRAEYEMLVAFVTNPGEILSRERLLRMLSARRVENPDLRTVDVLIRRLRHKLSADLLVTQHGEGYFLAADVC; encoded by the coding sequence ATGCCACATCACATTGTTATTGTTGAAGATGAGCCAGTTACCCAGGCACGATTACAATCCTACTTCACTCAGGAGGGGTATACCGTTTCCGTTACGGCGAGCGGTGCCGGGCTGCGGGAAATTATGCAGAATCAGCCGGTGGATTTAATTCTGCTGGATATCAACTTGCCCGATGAAAATGGCCTGATGTTAACCCGCGCCCTGCGAGAACGCTCAACGGTGGGGATTATTCTGGTTACCGGACGCAGCGATCGGATTGACCGTATTGTTGGGCTGGAAATGGGCGCAGACGATTACGTCACCAAACCGCTGGAACTGCGCGAACTGGTAGTACGGGTAAAAAATCTGCTCTGGCGAATCGACCTCGCGCGACAAGCTCAACCGCACACTCAGGACAATTGCTATCGCTTTGCCGGTTATTGCCTGAATGTGTCGCGCCATACGCTGGAGCGGGATGGCGAGCCGATTAAACTGACCCGCGCAGAGTATGAAATGTTGGTGGCATTTGTGACGAATCCGGGCGAAATTCTCAGCCGTGAACGTCTGCTGCGTATGCTTTCTGCGCGTCGGGTGGAAAACCCTGACCTGCGCACCGTCGATGTGTTAATTCGTCGTTTACGCCATAAACTCAGCGCGGATTTACTGGTGACGCAACATGGCGAAGGTTATTTCTTAGCTGCTGATGTGTGCTGA
- the torC gene encoding pentaheme c-type cytochrome TorC yields MRKLWNALRRPSARWSVLALVAIGIVIGIALIVLPHVGIKVTSTTEFCVSCHSMQPVYEEYKQSVHFQNASGVRAECHDCHIPPDIPGMVKRKLEASNDIYQTFIAHSIDTPEKFEAKRAELAEREWARMKENNSATCRSCHNYDAMDHAKQHPEAARQMKVAAKVNQSCIDCHKGIAHQLPDMSSGFRKQFDELRASANDSGDTLYSIDIKPIYAAKGDKEASGSLLPASEVKVLKRDGDWLQIEITGWTESAGRQRVLTQFPGKRIFVASIRGDVQQQVKTLEKTTVADTNTEWSKLQATAWMKKGDMVNDIKPIWAYADSLYNGTCNQCHGAPEISHFDANGWIGTLNGMIGFTSLDKREERTLLKYLQMNASDTAGKAHGDKKEEK; encoded by the coding sequence ATGCGGAAACTCTGGAACGCGCTACGCCGACCCAGTGCTCGTTGGTCGGTACTGGCGCTGGTCGCTATTGGGATTGTGATTGGCATTGCGCTGATTGTATTGCCACACGTTGGGATCAAAGTCACCAGCACAACCGAATTTTGTGTCAGTTGCCACAGTATGCAACCGGTGTATGAAGAATATAAACAGTCGGTGCATTTCCAGAACGCCTCCGGCGTGCGAGCTGAATGCCATGACTGTCATATCCCGCCGGATATTCCAGGCATGGTGAAGCGCAAACTGGAAGCGAGCAACGATATCTACCAGACCTTTATTGCCCACTCCATTGATACACCTGAAAAATTCGAAGCCAAACGCGCGGAACTTGCCGAGCGTGAATGGGCGCGAATGAAAGAAAACAACTCGGCAACCTGCCGCTCCTGCCATAACTACGATGCGATGGATCATGCGAAGCAGCATCCGGAAGCGGCACGTCAGATGAAGGTGGCAGCGAAAGTTAATCAATCCTGCATCGACTGTCATAAAGGTATTGCCCACCAGTTACCGGATATGAGTAGCGGCTTCCGTAAGCAGTTCGACGAGTTGCGCGCCAGTGCTAATGACAGTGGTGACACGCTGTACTCCATTGATATCAAGCCGATTTATGCGGCGAAAGGCGATAAAGAAGCGTCTGGTTCACTGCTGCCTGCTTCGGAAGTGAAAGTCCTTAAACGTGACGGCGACTGGCTGCAAATTGAGATTACCGGCTGGACAGAAAGCGCCGGACGTCAGCGTGTACTCACCCAGTTCCCAGGCAAACGCATCTTTGTTGCCTCGATTCGTGGTGATGTGCAGCAGCAGGTGAAAACGCTGGAGAAAACCACCGTTGCCGACACCAATACCGAGTGGAGCAAGTTACAGGCCACCGCGTGGATGAAGAAAGGCGACATGGTGAACGATATCAAACCGATCTGGGCTTATGCGGATTCGTTGTACAACGGCACTTGTAACCAGTGCCACGGCGCACCGGAAATCTCCCACTTTGACGCTAATGGTTGGATCGGCACGCTCAACGGCATGATTGGCTTTACCAGCCTCGATAAACGTGAAGAACGCACCTTGTTGAAATATCTGCAAATGAATGCGTCTGACACCGCAGGTAAGGCTCACGGCGATAAGAAGGAAGAAAAATAA